The Pieris rapae chromosome 13, ilPieRapa1.1, whole genome shotgun sequence genomic sequence ACACTCCCGAAACCCAAAAGTACCCCGCATGTCTGTTTGCCTTATCCCACATAAAAAACTAacctaaaatatgttaaatatatattttataatcagtgCTTCTAGCTGTTTACACTCActcagatattaaaatattttacacaaagCTATATATATCAGACATATGTCAACAactcataaatgtattttttttcacagaCCGCATACTCTCAATGTTGCAATCGAGTTATCTCCAACTGCGCTCCAAACGTTGTCGAAACGATTCTGCCAAATCAATACTTTGGCCCTCAATTGGCACCAGCTCCCATACTACCCGCTTTAGGACCTGCTCCCGTTTTGGCACCACCTCTAGTGCCAGGTGTGATCTCTGAAGTTGGATATCCAACTGTTATTCAAGACAGCAGTGTTGCCAACAGCTTGGCAAACGCCCTACAACTACTTGTTGTTAGCAATTTGTTGAGTAGCACTTTGCCAGGCCCATGTGAATTGCCATTATCCGGATATCCGGTGGAAAGTATTCCAATTCCATCGTTGCCAGcctataattatgtttactagtttaataaacttaaacgcatacactttatttttatttaaccgcTGTTTTAtgctataaaattatcatatcttaaaatagttaagaataatataactaataatataatatatatatgaacaaCAAATTTTCTAAATAGTAACGATGACCTGAAAGAAGAACCTAACTGAAAAATGGATTATAAACCTCGATTAGCTAATTAATGTTTTGCTCTTGTCACGTCCCtataaataaacgaaacattaactaattaacaaatatattgttaaatatgatTAGGAAGGtactttagtattttttttatttaaaattactctaATGAATTCAAATCTATtctgtacatatataattttacgatTCACTGAGAAATCTTACAATACAATGCTGAAAATGAAACTACAAATATATCGTAAAAAGCTCAACAAGGTTCGATTATACTAACAACATTATAGCCCTGTATTATATTGGCAATTTCATCGGAACCAATCTCGATCGTGACaggaatttttaaactattgcaAAAGCATTTCTTAAAATGTCCAGGTTTATAACAGTAAAACTATCCATAGTAATTATGCTTCTTATAACTAGCATAAAGTACTTCttaagtactttttattagAGACAATGTCCCGCGGTTTCACTCGCATAGATACCATTGTCGGacgatagatatatttttgctatcctaaaagttttatttgctaagttttcttaattattaattactaccTCTCAGATTATTAGATATACACTTACATTTATAATCTaatcatatacaaattttactttacaacgaatataaatctaatacatttttaaattagtaacaTTATTTACGTAGAATTTccgatatttgaaaaatactcTTAAGTATTCTTGATTTCAATTTAGTAgcgaaattattgaaaattgataaaaattcaaaaggcAATACTTTcttctatataattatatatctctAATTAgagaagatattttttttgacgtttgacGTTTTATggcagaaaaataattttatgttttgcaGTTCCGAGTCGGGATAGGCTTACATACCGACTGACAtacacaacaaaataaaaacattctttggtattttaattgttaattcaaATTTGCACGGTTAACAAATACTTAACCTGATTTCATTTACTCACGCAATTCAGCATTTATGTCACGGATAcgcttaatatataaaatatagtaaatgtattttgtatgctgtgtcataaaataataaaaaaaatttttttgtctaaaatataaaaagtggtcCATCCTTAACATTAAGGGGGATCAAAAAttgatgttgtccgattcgaAGATGTAACCGATATTCACaaaagatttcttttttttaatgataaagtataatgttttgtttgcaCCAACCTTCATATGATAAACAAGTCAACAAAGAAAACAAgataaagtaacaaataacacacaaatctgcatattaatattaatataaatattataatagaaaatgaaaactaaACGCATTGAAAAGAAATGGGAATTTCAAcgttatatacatactttttaCTCGCTATTTctgagtatttaaattattttatatttctatgtatatattttaaataagaataacttTTCCTAACCTACGCACTGAAAAAGCAATTTGGGcagttaaaatattgaacCGTCGTGTAGAATTTGAATAGTAgcacttatttatataatttatccaaaacaataaatattgtataactaTACAAACTAGcattattactaaatttattaaatcactaacaaatttaattcatatttcaaaaattaaaaatcatcttATATTCGTCTTGCCAAACCTGTCgcaaattttcttaatatatatatttcttgcgtgcgtgtgtatgtgaatgaactcctcctaaacgactggaccgatttagacgaaattttttgtgtgtgttcaaggggatctgggaatggtttagattcacaattttgtccgctggacaatgtttttttaattaattttcaatttattagttgttgttgattttggaatgttttacattggatccgacagacggcgctaccatcgcagtgtcaaattttaaataatattcgaattttaattttagtctgtcccgaaatttaaaaaagttttgttatcattgtgttatatcgtgtgtgaccatgtgctggatcgttagatattgtcataacatttgaataataattttcatcaaaatggcttattaaaaattgaaattttgaaattaaagacgtgtagacaggacaacgtctgtcggatccgctagtaaattatatagatGTAGGATGCAGAATTGaatacattttcagtgttCATACAA encodes the following:
- the LOC110993627 gene encoding uncharacterized protein LOC110993627, yielding MKNAILFITFQAIIIKTAYSQCCNRVISNCAPNVVETILPNQYFGPQLAPAPILPALGPAPVLAPPLVPGVISEVGYPTVIQDSSVANSLANALQLLVVSNLLSSTLPGPCELPLSGYPVESIPIPSLPAYNYVY